The sequence ccaccacccataGGAGGATTCCTTAAAGAGTCGGAGCTGTCATATTAGTGTTGAGACTCTCCCTTAATACAGTAATCCTCAGCAAGCACCTAATCGAAGTGGGCACACTCCTAAGGAGATGTCAGTTTCTTCGTAGTCGTCTGTACTTTACAAGGCTATTTCAGTGCTCGACTCAAAACTGTCGGGATCAGTAAATGGCTGGTAGATAGCCCCAAGCAGTCTGATTGTGAAGGTGACAAGTTGTAGCAAAGAGGCGAGAGAAAGTGCGGTGCTAATAGCTACTGCATGCTGTCGTAGTGCCATCGTAAAGGCTATGCCACGTATCGTGTTGCTCGATCAGACACCGCCATCTAGATAATTTCCTCACTCTGATCGTCAACTCTTCAACATAACCTCAACTTGACATTGCTTGTCGATAACGTTCACAAACTTCTGTTCTGTGTAATATGTCTCGGAAAGAACAGTCTGGAGAATTGGAAGAAAATTACAAGTCATGTGCGGGAGGAAGGTACAAACGTGTGCCGGTGTGAATCACTGCTCTTGTTTTGTGACAGTTTGAGCTACGATGATGTCCATATCCTCCACAACATTTTTCCATACACCGCATTGTCACCTACTGGTcctaaaaatgcttttaatttaaaTATGTTCTTGTTTCCACTTCAATTTCAAAAAAAGCCCGGTGTAGTTCTTACTATTCATATATATGTTCACGTGTCTCCTCGAAAAAAATTCCACGCGGCATCACATTATTAATGCCGGTAACTAAACTGATCTCTCGCTGTAAAGTGCAGTAGGCTCGTAAGACACCACCTGCTCAGTTATTCCACTGCTTCAAGATAGAAATGCCTGATGTCGTGTAAAGCCTTCCCACCGACGGATATTCTCGTTGTCTCCAAGAAGAAATGGTACGGCGATGTCACATCTTGTTGGGAAGAGCGCGGCAAATTTATTAGcttttaaaacaaattttgaaaagggATATCTTACGACATGAATGAGGGAAGTTTGAGCTGTGGGCGCTGTTTTTAACTGGTAATTGTGTCCGCGTCGTCGCAGCTGGTGTTTACAAACATTACGACCACAGCACTTGCTTCATCTCATGTCTCAGACAAATTTGTTGCTGAAAGAGCAAGACAGAAACCACTAAGTTCCTTTATATATTTGTTAgtttttagtgtccgaggacatgttcaccaTGCTGAcatcctctgccgggtttgaggccgacgctctaccactgatccacagagggaaccaGACTTCAAATGCTATGACTCGGTACTTCTTGTCGACTCGCCTCGCTGTACCAGGAAGAGAGAATATTTCAATTAAGACGCGTTCCTAATCACGTTTAAGTAACAAACTGGAGAGGTACTCCCATCAAAGTATTGAAATAGCAACCGACTTTTTAAATGCCAGCAGATTGAGTAAACGGGGTTCACATTTAAACCTTGAAGATCATAGAGATTACGTTCGAAGAAAACAGTGGTAAACGTGTGTTTGAAAATGAATGCAGAAGATTTATTCCAGATCTTGAAGCGTGTACCAATTTGCAAAATACAGGGTGGTAAATTGACATTTGGACGTGGAAGATATACAGTCCTAGATATAAATTATGCCCATTTGACTCCTGTCCTAATTATGACTGAAAAAAAAAGACTTGAAGTAATACAAGATAattgttcaatacatacatacattatcattatagactgttatgcctttcagcgttcagcctgcaagcctctgagaatttactaaacgtccccacaatcctctgtttgcaactagtgttgtggcctcatctagttctatacctcttatctttaaatcgttagaaacagagtctaaccatcgtcgtcttgtttaccgctacttctcttaccaatataacagagtccattattctcctaggtaacctatcctcctccattcgcctcacatgaccccaccaccgaagccggtttatgcgtacagcttcatccatcgagttcattcctaacttagcctttgtctcctcgatccgagtaccctcctgccattgttcccacctgtttgtaccagcaatcattcttgctactttcgtgtctgttacttctaacttatgaataagatatcctgagtacacccagcttttgctcccgtaaagcaaagttggtctgaaaacagaccaatgtaaagacagtttcgtctgggagctggcttccttcttacagaatactgctgatcgcaactgcgagctcactgcattagctttactacaccttgattcaatctcacttactatattaccatcctgggagaacacacaacctaaatacttgaaattatcgacctgttctagctttgtaccaccaatctaacattcaagtttcttggatttcttacctactgacatcaatttagtcttcgaaaggctaattttcgtaccatactcattgcacctattttcaagttccaagatattacactgcaagctttcggcacagtctgccattaagaccaagtcgtcagcataggccaaactgcttactacatttccacctaactgaatccctccctgccattttatacctttcagccgatgatccatgtaaactacgaacagcaaaggtgaaagattacagcctcgacTAATAAGCATACGAAGTAAATTGTCAGTTTAAAATACATGTTTACAGGAATGTAGGACGTAATGCACAGCTTAAATTGAAATGAATGATAAAGACAAATTACCGGTAGGTGAAAAATCCGCTTTATTTTGTTCAAGTTAACCAACTGTAGTCGCTCTTATGCCAGGAGATGCGGTAACGAGGGCTGATGTGAGAATGTTTGAGGCGCAAAGTTCGGCTGTCCGTCACACAGCTGTGTGCGGCGCGCTGTGTAGGTCAGGCGCTTGGCTCGCGGCCCAGCTGCAGTTCGAACCCAGCACTGAGTTCAAGGAGACATTCCACTGGACCGGGCCCAGACTGACATAGTCGTTATTATATACGAGCTTGTATGTTCTCTTCTTCTGAACGTGTAGACCCGAACCCACAACCGTCCGATTTCTCGTCATGTCCTCTTACCAGTTATGCTATGATGGTGTAGGTACTACTGTAGAGTGTGGTTACTGTTGCAGAGCACGTGTCGGAGCTGGCCCGCCAGTCTGAGAACAGGACCCTGGCACTGTTCAGCCAGGTGTACCAGCAGACGGCCTCGCTGCTCAAGGAGCCGGTAGAGGCGCTCTACGCGGACATTCTGCGCTACCTGTCGGCCGACTGGAGCTCCACGTCGCCCTTCACGCTGGGGACGGGCGAGCTGTCCCTCGAGGACTCGGTGGCCTCCTTCTTCTCCAGACTGTTCCCGCTGGTGTACCACCGCGCGTCGCCGCCTCACCGCAGGGACTTCAGCGAGGACTACAAGTCGTGTCTGCGTGCCACCATGGGCGAGGTGCTGCCCTTCGGCGACATCCCCCGCCAGCTGGCTCTGTCGGTGGGCAAGACGTTCGAGGCTACGAGGGTGCTGCTGCAGGCGCTCGCTCTGGGGGTGGAGGTGCTCAACAGCACAGACGCCCTGGTGCTGGCTGACGAGTGTCACGTCGCTCTACTCAGGATGTCGTACTGTGGTCGCTGTCACGGGCTGGCCCCAGCTGTCAGACCCTGTGTGGGCTACTGTCTCAACGTGCTGAGGGGCTGCCTCACGCAGCACGCGGCCGAGCTCGACCTGCCCTGGAACGGCTTCGTGGAGGCGACTGAGAGGCTGGCCGTGACCGTCAGGGAGCGCGACGTGGAGCACGTGGTGCGGGGCCTGCACGCCCGCATCACCGAGGCCATCATGTACACCGTGGAGAACGTGGCCGTCATCGACAAGAGGGTGAGTTGATTCCTCGCCATAAGAGTTCATATTACAGCAGAGTTTTCATAAAACTTGCGGGTTTGTTGTAACGTTAGAATAAATCACTCGCGAGATCAAGCTACCTGGAATACTGCAGATATGACCCTTTAGGAGGGGAAAACGAAGAGAACTCAAATGCCTGGTAGAAAAAAGGTGCCCCACATCTGTGAATAACCGGCTCACTCAGGCAGGAGGTTTACAAATGTAGTTACTCTTTAAGAAACAAGTGGGAGGTTTTTTTTTGTAATCTCCACAAactattaaaaaataattttgatttataaAAGTGGTTCGCGAGAACTTTTCGGGACGAAGTGTAGTAGAACACTGAAAACTGAGTGTTTTGTTAACAAAAAACGAGTCTGTTATTTGAATGGCTTAAATCCAAGCGCAAACATCTACAGTAGCGTcatcttcctgtaactaagagcttgagaatatCTCCCCATTCTAGTGGTCAGTTcagaactggccggaaaacgaacccaggaccgTGGAATTAGAGACAGGTACCCTACCTATACGTCACAGACTGGGTAATTAGTATTTACGAAATGTGGAATTTTCTCACAGTTGATGAGATGGATACACTTATTTTGTTTCGgtttgttttattatatttttgtgttaattaatgtaatttttatgcCGTAATTAAACTTACAAGGAACTGGAGCAGAAACTTGATAGGGTGATCAATTAAGACACAGCAATAGCCATTCTGGCGTACATGCTTTGGCCGCGCTGCGGTACGTATgaacccaaccgtcggctgttcttTCCCACCTTCACTTCCAGGCAGTTCGTATTCATAGGAcccacttgggagcgtgggttggcaaccaccgACACTGAGCCTATCTCACCTCgtttggtcaaatcttgttttttCTGATCGctacggtattagaacattcgacgCATACGgagtcattctttggccgataccttcatttttcgggcTATCGGACCACTTCCGTCTCCCCTCTTGATTACTGCTGCCAgtttgtactccctcttaaaacaataccaccacttacccaatttcattcaccatcttcATAAGCTGAGGAGGGCATCCGGTCCTTTTCCCTCATCTCCAATTTCAAGTGGAACACATCGGTGTTCTTACATAGGGCGTGGTTCTCGAAATAGCTTGCGTAGATGACCAAGATTTAAACGATACGCAAGAGCGTGTTGTCAAAATCTGATTCTTGTTGGAGAAAACTAAGTAAGCCTGTCAGAAGTTTGTCTTGGAGAGTTGTATTAATGTGGAGTGCGGGCGGGCGGATGTGATGTCTCAATTGAGACACAATGTGACCACTATTACTCACATCCGGTACCCCGTGCGACCTGCAGTGTCAGCAATCTGGGAAAATGAAAAGCCATGTACTGCAGGACCAGAGTGAGTCACCCAACCCTTGTTAGTTACCTGCGTGCCGAGCCGCATTCCCTAGCTCGCAAATCCCCTACCGTCCTGACCTGCGCCTACTCGATCTCTCTTTCTAGTTGAGTAAACACAGGGGCCTTGTGTATAACGGTCTGTTTCCCCAGAGCGTATATGTTCTCGTATTTGTGGAACTGTTAGTATGAACGACTGTATGTCAAGCAAGTCACAGTCCTATTAACATGTAACTTACTTAGAATTCAATTTCTTACAAAAGAGTCCTGTCCAGTTTCGCGGAAGATGTGTTCTGGCGGATAAGTGCCAAACTATTCATTTATCAGCAAAAGTGAACAAACTCCCGGGTTCGTATGTCCAGACCAGACGCATTTACTTCTTGCCAGAACGGTTTACTAGGAAACTGTGTGCTGTTAATCAAGTATGACCGCTCTATTTACCAGACGTAAACTTACTGCAGGGCAgtgtagtcgcccaggtggcagattccctatctgctgttttcctagccttttcctaaattatttcaaagaaatttgaacaGATGGATCGTTATTTTCCAATCTTTagcttttatttcctttacttgaGTAAATGGCATTTAGCgtaaattataaaaataacaaGCGATAACCAAaaaatgtaaatgtcattgttttcacaAAGAAGGCACACTAGAATGCTGTCCATCATTGTCCCCACATTCCTCGCACATGGATTTGTGCCACCCACATAGAATTGTAAATGATTGTAATGTGTTGGACAGGTAAAACGCGCGTGCGGACAGGCGCGTTACTCGGAGAATTCTGCAGTGGAGCCCCCGTCACCACCCGCCGAGGAACTGGCCGGAGTGACTGTGTCGCAGGACGCTGGAGACGCCGCGCTCACCACACAACTACGCCTACTGCTGGCGTCGCTCGGCCGCAGCAGAGGATTCTACGCAAACTTAGCTGAGTCGCTTTGTTCCGACGATAGCTTCGCTGAGACCAGAGACACGGCTGACTGCTGGAACGGTCAGCGTGTCGGAGAGTAAGTAGAATTTAACCCTAATTAATTGTTATTccttagaagttggtaagactgtgTCCTTGGCGCAGACCGCAGCTCGTGATTCACACCACCACAGGCTTGTCGTCGCCTCTTTTGTTTTGTGTCTTGTTGACATCATCACCAGATCGACAGCTTATCACTGTAAAGGTGTGAGCTGGCGTGCTACTCGCATCGAACTGCTGTCAGCTTCACCAAACAATGCCATTTGAAATACATCATCAAGTCAGTTTCAAGCTCGCTCAGGAATTACGAACTCTCTCTCtctatttaattttatacatttcctggctttattttgatatacacactACTATAACCATTGGTTGACATTTCTTCGTTCAATAAGCagattttcaaatatatttttagcTTGCAGGCTGGTTGTCTCTTCAAGCtttccacattaagaaaatccaGGGAATACACAACTACTGGCCCAGTTTTCAAACGCACTAAGAAATTAAGAATTTGGAATTCATTATCAACTCTCTTGACTGTAGTGAATGCGTGCTGTAACACACACATGACATAAATCAATAAGAATGCAAACAGTAACACTAAAACACTGTGCTACTGTTGGGTTCATCACAAAAAtagaaattttcttcaattttGCCCAATTCCCATTACCGCTCTGTCATAAATTTATCATAGAGATAAGATTAAAATAAATTCTACCTCCACTGATTTGGCAACTCATGATATGATCACTGTATCTGATATCCTCTACCTGATCTCCCTTTTTCAATTTATGACAGTGCTCTGAAGTGAGCTTTGTGGAGCAGATGACTTTCCTTTTTGGAGGATTTCTTGCAAATTTTTCTAGCTTCTTAGACATCAAGAAGTGCATGAAATAAGACCATTGTTATGGGACTGTTCCATTTGTCATCTTACACTAAGTACGTATCATTCGAACATTGCAGCGTACTTATCTGGTATAGCACAACATGTTCTGTCAGCTGGTGTGATGGAGAGAGTAGACAGTGATCTCTCTTTGCTACAAACAACTTTGTTTTGCACTTGCCATTACCGAACACAGCGATAATAGGGACAATCTCACGCTCTATACAGTGTAACGCTTGGGGTACGAGAGCCGGCAGCACTGACAGGCAAAGTACAGAGCTAGAGCACTTCAGTACTGGCTTAAGGGGAACTTCACTTCTGGTGGCTTGTGACAGGACATAAGGGTAGGACGGAGTCATTCAGACTTTGCCTTCTTTTGTGTTGCCGAGCTCTGTTATCCAAATAGATTTACCATcctagagaaaaaaataaaaaataaattacactTCTAAATGTATCAGTAGTAACGGCAGTATAACTGTTGTTGAACGTAATAATCGTGCAAGTCATGAAAAGAAGTTACCAGATATTGCCAACATGCAACATGAAAGATAACTGTAAAACATTGTATCAGCTACCTTCAGCAGTAGTCGGGGAGAGGCTACAGTCCTgactgtgatattattattgtgTTTCAGGTATTCCAAGATGGTGGTATCATCTAGCATCAGTGCTCAGAAGTACAACCCTGAACTGGTGTGGACCCAGAGGACGCCAGACCCAAAGATTGCTCAGATGAGTGACAAGTTGAGACACATCAGACAGGTGAGCTCATGTTGCTCTCTTCTCTGTGCGCTTCAAGTATTAATAAATTGATCATTGTTTGATATAATCCTTTGGGGCTGCCAGTTGGACTCAGTTCAGGTCTTACGTGGGACCAGATGTCTACAGAACACCCAAATGTTCTCAATGCCACACTTTTTTTCATAACGTGCTGGAAGAGCGAAACCTGTTTCATACATTCGCCACTAGTCTGTACACACTCTGCCAACTGATCATGTTATGGTCATAGAGACTAAGAATTTTCACACACTCGGGTTGGTAGCacttattattacatgtaataaatatcattttgatctgtattgatgatatttgattagaataataacagtaagttatttattaaattgatcacctaatcaatacaataagtcattgtcttggatgattgaCATTGacctattaactaaaaatggtacatgtttcgcttagtatgaaggcatcatcaacCTCGGTAGCACTTCTCGACATTGCAAATTCTTTGAGTTTTTCCCCCGATGTTCATTAGCTTCCACTGTTTGCTTATTACATGTATTCAATGTGCGATTTTATACCAAAGAAGAATAAGTGGAAAAGCACTTTCAACTGTGGCTTGTAGGAAAAATATCAATTTATCAAAAAAGACAAACTGGTTCAGCGATGTAAAACATTTTGGGGAACTTTGAGTGTTGCGCATGGTGGAGCTACTGCACGTCATAGATCAGCTGAAATGGCTGCGTATGATGGACTGTTGGCCTATTGTTTGATTAGAGACAGTTAAAGAGCTTCTTGAAACTAATTCAAGGAGCCATTGATACCAGTGCTTTCCCTAGAAATTTTCGTCAGCTAGGTAGCAGGAATGAGCAGCCAGACGGAGATACTACGTAAAAATATTAATATgatcaaatttcagtttattcccttCTGTGCATTAACAGTAATAtgagacaggtaaacattaactgttattatcacgaacaacaTATAAGAGTAATTTGAACTTCTCGCGTTCTGCTGCTCGTTCATCATCGTGTAACACCGCTCGGTTGCTGTGGAGGAACGACGTGGTCGTCAAGATGAACGTTTGAACtcggatgtaattgatgcaattatgctgacagtgATAAATAAACAgcgtttacattttaatttggaacactcaATGACTGAGATATGTATTGATGTTATGAAACTAACAGATAGCttggttatgttagccgggcggtctgtataAATGGCAGGCTGGTTGCGTCTATTAAAAAGGGCCTAGGGTGAACGCTGGGTATATACTTGGAAATAATTTGCAAAGGAAGAGAAATTTgaaccttttctttctttcatattggtctatagagcaacagaaaattcacggtCAAGACAAAAATTCGAATAAACGTTAACTTCCCATGCCTTGGTTTACGGCTGTATTAAAACAAAAGCGCATCGAAGCGAGTTCACAAACTGCATGGTTCTGTCATAGTCTTATAAATTCTGATCGTGAGACTTTTGTGAGTTAACACCGTGCtagctaacagttcccaggaaatcTTCGGATAAACGCAAGCATCTTAACAGGCTGCTGAATTTTTAATGCTATGTGTTCTTTTAATTGAGATTGAATAAACTGGGCCCTAGTGCACGTAACACCGAGTGCTATACATGTTTGTGACGTCATCCAGAATCGAGTGCTGGCATGGGATTCCACACTGCACAAAGGCATCTGTTAATGACTTCACGCAGAGCCAGAATGGGGTCCACTGAGCTAAAGCTGCTGCGGAATCCTGCTTGTTGAACCGGCTGGCCTGATTCTGTGTAACAAGAACTTCATGAAACAGAGAGTAAGCTTATAGGGCGATAGTTTTGGATATTATGAATACTTCCTTTTTTATGCAGCAATACTATCTTTACTTTATTCCATGATGCTGGGATTGAagcattgtgtaaacaagaagtgaagattTTATCCACGTGGTTTACTGTTTTATCACCTGTAAGCTTCAGAATATCAGCAGAGAGATCCATCATTACTGGCCACAGTTCTTTTCCTTGTCTATAGCACATCTGAGTATATCTGGAACATTAGTTACACTTTTAAGGTCAGGTACTATCAAAGTTTTATGTACAGTATATGTGTAATATCTAGGAGCAGTTCTGTCACGTTCGATGCTGCACATCACTGAATGTGAATACTATCGGCATCTGACAAGTAACAGAAGAAACATGTTCATTATCAAACTAtttattatgcagtacttacagtaaatgtgtaactaaagcacagttgcccttcttcttcttcttcttcttctttgttttgcctcatgactatcataatattcagtcATCTAACCAATTCTTCCCTGTttaagctttcaatgtggttgctctgaggtACTCTGTAGGCggccgttcaccatgtcagtccatcgtgttggtactcgtcctcgttgtctggttccctgaactttgccctcaacaatcaacttttgaagactaccatctcgacgcattatatgtccaaagtagcgtacgatccgctggaagaccttacacgatagacgaacttttatctgaggTTGGTTCAGGATTGACGTGTTCGtgtgatgagctgtccaaggaatcctcaacattttcctccagcaccacatttcaaagctttctatccattCACGATcatgtttgaggatggtccacgtctctgcgccatacaagaataCTGAGAAGACTAGATATTCAatgagcttcttttttgtattgatggtgatgttattatctttccagatcttccgcagacagATCAtagctacctttgctatttcaattcttctctttatttcatctttggaaccaccagaattggataataaggagcctagatataaatactgatgtacaacttcacaacctCCAATCTGTTCGATATGTgaactgttgttgttcttacgatcaacaatcatgattTTGGTTTCCTCTTGATTAAGTGTAATCCAATTTCAAGGCTTGCTTCCtccactctcttgatcagctctgtcaactcctcttcagatgatgctatcaaggtggtgtcatcttgcatcccccaatggaaaatcctttgtcccagttctcattgcatattcaccatagagattgaaaagtaatgGTGACAGGCCCTGACGGACTCCACTTTGAAATTTCACAACAGCATCACAGTTGGCAAGAGTCCCTACGGACAGAACAGATAACAGCAGAAGACCATAGTAGTGCATGCTGAAACTGCCTCACCTAATTAACAGTGTGCAGAGTTATTTTGAAAGTGTTTGTACAGTCCCATGCAGGAGATGCGAGTGGACTCTTGTAACAGTTATTGTCCTTGCAGGTGGTGCTCAGTCAACTGACCCTGGCTCCTGAGTCTGATTCTTTCATGCGCGACATCGAAGGAAGCGGCAGCGGGCACGAACCCGATCGGCCGCGGTGGACGGACGACGAAGACACCGAGGACAGCTGGGTGGAGGAAGGCTCGGGATCTGGAGACCACTCTACGGATCGTCGTAAGCTTACCTGTTTTGTTGCTATTACCATAATACCTGCAGTGACAATACAAGACAAGCTGTCAGGTAGCAATAAGCAGACTTGGTTTTGAGAGAAGCGTGTCTAATGTCAGTCCCGACTGGCTCTTTATGAATGACGATGGTGATTTCTTGCACTACAAGAAACCTTGTTATCTTTTGCACTAATTAGAAATGCTTCAATCTATTCATTAAAGTCAATCATTATTACAAGTGTTGCAATTAAGCAACCGTCATAGAGCAAAGTTCTCGATTTTCTAACAGATGGGCATTTTTTGTAATCTTGTCAGGATTTGTTCACATTGGCCTACTTCAGATGAAATGATAGCATTTTTTATTAAAATCATTTATTCTCACATACACAGACGTATACAATACCCAATCATCAAACACATCAATTATTATTGTGTCACTTACAGGCAGTACATTACAGTGCAGTCCTGTAGAAAGGtaactgaaaagaaaagaaaaacaaaagcacTAAAGAAACTGCTCTTCTAGTTCTCAGATGAacaaaatcgatgatgatgatgatgatgcttgttgtttaaaggggcctaacatcaaggtcatcggcccataatggtacgaaatgaaataacaaaatattcaaattcatccactgaccaaaaaaataaaaaatgtcatgaagaatgaatggatggacatgaaccctacaaaaaacagaaacaaacaaacaagcaaacaaacaaacaaacaaacaaaaacagtggatcagacacaaaagaGATCgttaataatagtattactgaccaagggaccagttataaagcacaatgatgcttgatgaaaaaggggtgcaaaatccacgtctaaggccccacagaatggtacatatcgcaagtaaagtagatccatggtatttgtcatgttggggtactaatcaaaagtagcgaagactcacggtgctccacacaagatggtactactcacaagtattgttcttcatataggtaacgcaaacctatggtgtttatcacacaatggcgccactcatagccaacgcaaaccgatgaggttcctcacctaggtgtactaagcacagggactcgcactatcctgtggtgttcttcacatagtgggtactaatcacaggcagcgcagacccacggcgtcgctcatatagtggtacaactcacccgtaacgcccagacccgcggtgttgctcacatgggtacgacgcacgggtactggaaacccacaggaggaccccctcttgctgctactaatcacagacctattttgtacctaatatagtggtacgcgccacgtgggagtatcacctctccccctgctacgccagcgtagtaggttcgtggaaaggtAGCAAAACAGCTGACACTCACGACACTGCATGTGTTGGGTCGATTGGGTTGGCAGCAATgtggcgtgaagggattgcttatcgttattccgttgttttaactgaatttggagtttgtgtgttgtgaaagacaggtttttcttgattgtgaacacattatttgtgtatatttcagacaaacggtcAAGTTcagaaaagtgagcatttctgaCACGTTCtgctctttgagtttaaccgaggatccagtgcagcaggagctgcgaagtgtacgggaatgaagcagtGCTGAAAGAACAGTACAACGATGGTTTAAGTTGTCTGGTGATCTGCGTTCTgtaagaccttcagattttgatgacaatcgcttgaatgagttgcttcgtCAAACAACGcaggaaatggcgcaagtttttgaatgtgatcagtcaactattgttcGCCATTTGCATTCagtgggtaaggtacagaaattgggtaccacatgtgctaagtgacagtaacattGCTTGCCCGGCACTGGTTGGTTTGTGACAGACAccaacattgtcaccggtgacgagaaatggtgtctgtgtgtcaacatgaagaagaggctCAGCCCAACTCTCCGTGCCAAGGATAGCGCCCATCCACGAAAAATCATGTTTTATGTTTGGTGGAAGCATTCTTCATCATGATCATCTGGGCTCTTTCTCATCTCATCTTTCTCATCCTCCGTATtaccctgaccttgccccctcagatttccatcctttccgctctctttctaaccacattcaggggcaagtgtttcctcgTGAACTGGTATCGAGAACTTTgctctataataccaatataatggtccgttattggacattataaattttccagctaactcattcttggttgcctgcgtttcgccctcgtgtgctaagttaggctcgtcagttgggacttagcacaccacccaagacgcaaggctagtgcataccgtggaggccactgcataggctatttgaagccacc is a genomic window of Anabrus simplex isolate iqAnaSimp1 chromosome 14, ASM4041472v1, whole genome shotgun sequence containing:
- the dally gene encoding glypican-5, whose amino-acid sequence is MRFVPVIVFWCLCFVLTLTSKPALANAVTTARTAENVTSCEGVKPIFEMKNVSSDIPDVPVSGTELRVCQSTSSCCTQEMEDNLRLLVRKDFQGLLHHNSRSLEGLLASTASRIQEHVSELARQSENRTLALFSQVYQQTASLLKEPVEALYADILRYLSADWSSTSPFTLGTGELSLEDSVASFFSRLFPLVYHRASPPHRRDFSEDYKSCLRATMGEVLPFGDIPRQLALSVGKTFEATRVLLQALALGVEVLNSTDALVLADECHVALLRMSYCGRCHGLAPAVRPCVGYCLNVLRGCLTQHAAELDLPWNGFVEATERLAVTVRERDVEHVVRGLHARITEAIMYTVENVAVIDKRVKRACGQARYSENSAVEPPSPPAEELAGVTVSQDAGDAALTTQLRLLLASLGRSRGFYANLAESLCSDDSFAETRDTADCWNGQRVGEYSKMVVSSSISAQKYNPELVWTQRTPDPKIAQMSDKLRHIRQVVLSQLTLAPESDSFMRDIEGSGSGHEPDRPRWTDDEDTEDSWVEEGSGSGDHSTDRQPTVKLASSTSRPVVFGGTVPTPTKTAEGASGSPRGSVFLLTVTIVCIRLVPALRNG